The DNA window GATTTTACTCAATACTAAGGTCATATGTAGTGTGtttagtcggtcagtcatgttCGATtttctgtgaccctttggactgtagcctaccagactcctcttccatgggatttttcaggcaagaatactagagtgggttgctatttcctcctccaggggatcgtctagacccagggatcaaacttgcatctctggcattgcaggcagattctttactcgctgaaccactgctaagtcacttcagttgtgcccgacccTTTTCAGCCCCAtgcactgtggcccaccaggctcctctgtccttggggttccccaggcaagaatactggaatgggttgccatttcttcctccagaggatcttcccaatccagggattgaacggatgtctcttatgtctctacATTTGCAGGCGGGATCTTTACCAAGAGGGCTGTTCCaaactttgaaattttaattgcATGTAATTTTAAAGTCACGAAGTTTTTCCAACCAGTTAGAAAGGCAAAAACTGTTCTTAgctcttttgaaaaattatttatttttggctgtgctgggtttttgttgctgctcttgggctttctctagttgcaacgagtgggggctcctctccagctgcGGCGCAGAGACTTGTCATTGCAAGGGCTTCTCGTGatggagagcacaggctctaggaatgcaggctcagcagttgcagctcgaGGGCTCCAGGGtctgggttcagtagttgcagcgcacaggcttacttgccctgaggcatgtgggatctttccagaccagggatagaactggtacttcctgcactgcaagctggattcttaaccactggaccaccaggaacaacaacaaacaacaaacgAGCGAAGTCCTCCATTCTTAGCTTTTGAGCTATACAGAACTAGGCAATAGGGAAGATTTGGTAGGGCGCTAACTTACCCTTGGGATTTCTGCCATCTGGTTGAACTCCCACAATGCCCAGGCACAGAAAATCCTGTTTGTGTCCCCTCTGCTTCAAAATACAGCTGCAGACCCTTTTAATTTGATCTCTTATTTATTGATACCAGCTTCTTAGTGGTTTCTCCTTGGGAATTCAATGACTTGGATATGGTCAAGAGTCAGTCCTTATGGGACATTTCCCAAAAATCCCTTACGTTTGTTTAGTGCTTTAAAGTAAAGCacttgtatgtattctttttaaaaattatttgtttatggctatgctgtcttcactgctgcacaggcttctcatggcAGTGGCTGCTCTTGCTGCAGCTCCCAGCTCTAGAACAGAGGCTCAGTGGCCGTGGCgcacgggctcagctgctccgcagcacgcaggatcttcccagatcggggatcaaactctgtctcctgcatggcaggcggattctcaaccttgggaccaccagggaagccttctaatGTCTCTTTAAATCTTTGCAATAATAAGATAGGAAAGACAGAGTTTACAGGGGAGAAAATTAAGCCCTGAGACCTagtattttcactttaaattttaattcctttgATCTGTTATTCAATTTCATTCCCACAGAGCACACTTTATCAAAATAGTTACTGGGCTGCAGTGATCTGAACTTGGATGGGATaaactgtttctgttgttttcaaaTGTCTTTCATGATTTtgctgcatttcaggcaaatcctgtctaaatttcatttttcaacttaaaagttttgaggaattgattctttcaaatatattcaatGTTTAGGCCCCCggaaataattaaatatacatcATCTTTGTGTAAGATACACTGTCATGCAAACATAGGGTTATGTATTACTAATTGAGTCACATTTCGCACCCATCCCCCCAGGACAAACTTTATCAAAGTTGTGTGTTGATGTGTTCTGTACTTAAAAGCAACTCAGctgcattgctttttaaaaataacctactTCTGGGATTGCTGACCAAATCCTTACTTTGTATAAGTTTTTTTCACTCAACAGCATTGAGTGAAATGGATTGATCATTATGGTTCATGAAGGGGAAAACAGGGTACAGAACCTCTGCCGTTTCAGATCTGACCCCAACGACCAAGCTTTGAGAGAAGGGGATAAAGAAGCAGGTAGCCAGCCACTCCTCTGCCATTACCAAGCTCCTCTGCAGAGCTGCTCTTCCTTAGAGCTGAAAACAAGCCACCTCATTTCAAAACACGCACAGACAAAACCTCATGTCACTTCAACATGTTGTTtccctctttctgtttctctactCTGCCTCATGGTGGAtttctgagaaatgaaaaaaatgtcacCTCCCCCAGTGTCAGTCTGCAGTTTTGTTTtcggccttttaaaaaaaaaaaagaaacacacctatgaagagaggaaaggagtATACTGCTTGGGCATACAGTATTAACCCCAAACTTTACAAAGAGAAATGCCTTTCCCATTACCCTCACCTTGCCTTAGATATGGGCTTTCAGGGTCTAAGGAAATAAACAAGCTAtcttttcaagaaattttaaCAACAAAGCAGTGAAACAGCTGCTTCTGGCAGTAGCCCAGCTgtccccctgccctctgccccattCCCACCAAGGACAAGAGATGTGTGGGAATCACTCCAGGTAACCTCAGGAATAGAAGTGTGAGCTGAGGATGAAAGGCTTTAAAGATCTGGGCATAGAGATCCAGTAGTTTCTGAAAGCAGTGTTTCTAAGGGAAAATCCCTAcctatccccccccccccccccgccccccacgcaTTCCCAAATCTGAACACCTGAGTCATACCAGCCTGTAGGCATGTCTATGAAATGTACAGCACAATTTTTGAAACCAGCTTCTCCTactaaaatggaaaacagattgTTTTTAGGGGCACAGAATTGAAGGCACTTCTTAAAATGGAAACTCATCTAATTCAGGTAGAAATCCAGCAAACAGTTTTCCTTGTCTGTTTCCTTGGCTCTTTCCCAGCACACCTTGTTCCAGGATAACCTGAATAAACACAGGCATGTGACCACAGTGGGGGTGGTGAAATTCTGAATGGAATGCAGCTTCAGCTAGCTAGGGAGCCCGGACTTAGACTTCTGGTAGTCTGGATTTATAcaggaagagaagccaaaacaatGAGCTCATGGGCAAGAATGCAGCCTGTGGGGAAGTCTGGGCAGTCAGAGCAAACTGGTTTTTTGAACCAGGATGGGAATCGCTGTAATCGAGTCTCCCACGGGAACAGGATTAGGGAGAGTGGCGCCGTCATTCAGTTTCTTGGGGTCCAGTTAAATTACTTTTGGGGGctgttctttattttcctttccctatGTGAACCTGAGTGGGTGAAGATAACTGGTGAGATGTGTGTGTGAACTTGGGTGGTGCTCTTAAGACAACTTTATTCAAAGCAGGTCTGCCAATGCCAACTCCTACACCAGGATCCAGTGATGGCTACGATCCTTAGGTTTTGCGTTCAAgactgccacttttttttttttttttttagttctaccactttattgctaccaacccatctccctccaccctcgtgcacacgtgctcagtcatgtgaccccatggactgcagcccgccaggctcctctgtccatgaacttttccaggcaagaatattggagtgggttgccatttccttctccaagactgCCACTTTTAACAAGATAGAGCAAACAACCAAGTCTGTCTTCTTTACTTCCCAGATAAACACAGTCCACTCAGTTGTATGCCATTTACACCAAATTCATACTTCTAAAACCAAAGAGacctcttttgtctttttctaccAGTGTTCTCCAATACTTCTATATAAGGCCCTAAATGGAAGAAACCGAAGAGATACTGCATTCAGTGGCCATGCAGGGTGAAGGGGAAGGAAGACAGGGAGGGAaggtgaaataagaaaaaaaaattatctacacATCTCCTTTTCATAGCCTCCACTAGAGGTTCTTTCCCTGTTCTACACTTTTGTGCACATTTGCTATTCACTTTAAGGTCCAATTTCAAATGTTCCCTGCCTTGTCCCAACCCTtgttttactatatattttacaaTACCTTTAAGCACCATGTGCACTGTACTCTTAATTACTTTTGGCTGTTATCACTTTGACTAGATTGTGaactttaccactgtgctacagTTACTTTCTTTCCATGGATTTGTTATGCATAAATTCTTCAGATGTATGTCCTAAGAACAAGGACATTCTTATATAACCACAATAAAACACTCAAGAAATTTAACACTGGTCAGTACTACCAAACATATTGCGTATATTAAAATTTCCCTAATTGTTCAAGTCCTTGctagcttttttttccttccagccaGGACCCAAAGTTCACTGTGCATTTAGCTGTGAAGTTTCCAGTGTTCcctaggtgttttatttttaatccactCTATATACAAAAGCTTACATCTACTTactcccaacctcccactcctTCTTTGTCAATTTTGATGGAGTTGAGGGGAAGAATTAGTCTTTTCCTAACTCCAGCATCCTTAAGTACATAGTGCACAGTAAGCAGTCCCCTGCCAGGTGATGGACAAATCTCAAACATCTGGCTGCCTTGAGCTCATTAAAtgtctcagttaaaaaaaaaaaagccccagttCATTGCAGTATTGAAACATTCTTAGCAAACTAAAGTAATCCCTAACCAGGGGATGAGGAGAGAAGGTAAACTGGTAAAAATACAGTTTCTCCAATGGGAGAAACAAGCCATGGAAATAGATACTTGGAAGGGGTAAAATCCATAGTAGTACTCTTGGCCCAAACACATTTTACAACAGTCAAGAATTATTGTTCTATACAGGTACAGAAATGAACTGCCAAAGATCTACcaggtatcagttcagtcgctcagtcatgtctgactctctgcgaccccatgaatcgcagcacgccaggcctctctgtccatcaccacctcccggagtttactcaaactcatacccatgagtcgatgatgccatccagacatctcatcctctgttgtccccttctcctcctgcccccaatccctcccagcatcagggtcttttccaatgagtcaactcttcgcatgaggtgctGGGAACAAAAGCCTGCCATATGTATTTTCCTTTCCCACTTCACAAGAATCACCAGTTAAAGAACATGAAATTCCAAGAGGTCTGTTACATATGCCTGGAGGCAGATTTCCAACCCCCATCTTTCCACATGCTTCACATAACTAAGATAACACTGTAACAACTTTGAAACTAAAGAAGAAGAGAGTCAAGCTTTCAAATCTTGAAACTGAGAAGCCTTtgaacagtgtgggagggttccagAAGATAAAGTTGTGTAATCATTGAACAAGCAGGGCCAGAAAGAACTAGGATAAATTAAGACTGACTCAGCTGATCATCTTGAACTCCAGGAATTAATGGTCTGTGCTCTGGGCAGTTGGCTGGAGCCATTCTACACACCAGTTGGCAAGTTATTACACTTTAACTTTTATAAAACCCTCCAGCTGTCACAACGGCTTTAAGAACAGTGTTCTCAAACAGTATGAACCAAGAGCTGGTACTCAAGTCACAAAACAGGAACTGAAAGAACAAGCCTAGTGGTGTTTAAATGAGGAAAGTGTTGACTGACTCCCTCAGTGACTCATATTACTGGTTACCATTTGACCCAAGTTTATAAGGTGTTAAACTAAGGAATATTGCCACAGAAATAGCTTCAGATAGCAACATAGCAATGGGAGAAACAATATTGTTCAGCAGAACTTGACACTGATCATGATTCGGGCTCTCATGTCCTTTGCTAACTCTCCCTGAACACCTCTGTATGAGAGTTCAGTTGTAAAAAAGTTTTCTTCGTAAACTACCATCTTTTGGCAGTTAGGCTTCAGAAAGAGGAGCTGCCAGATGTACGTAACACAAAGTGGGGGAAGCAAAAGAATCCGGTTTGCACGATTAGTATTTTGTGGTCAGGGCTTAAAACCAAAATGCAAACTCCATATTTGCACATTTCCATGGTGACTCCACTCTCTTTCAAGGTAACTGAAATAAAGACAGGACAGTGCTTCTGAAATTGACTTGCTAATTCACACCTCCTTTTGGGGAGGAAATGGGAAGAGTAACTGAAACATTAGTACCAACCACCTTATCAAAATTCtttgggtgttaattcttctAGCTCCTTCAATCACCTCAAAAGGTTGAGTGAGATAGAGTGACACAATAACTGCTATTATGACCCTCCTTACTTTCAAGTTATACCAACATTTGGTGACTAAAAGAAACCAGGACAGGGTATTGATTTTTGTATTAAAATGTACAGAAACGGCTCCAAAGTACAACAGTAATACATGTAATTAAAAGCCCAACACCTCTAATTTGAATGAAAGGAGTTATTCTAAAGGGAACTGACCTTCACCCTAAGGCAAATCAGTTTTATGGAGCTTTTGCTGGTTAATTCACCTAGACTGTACTTATTTGCTCAGCTGACTTCCCTCAGATGCTTGCCTAAGAGGGGGAAGGAAAACAAGCATTGATTAGAAAACACCCATATCACACCTtgcatttgaataaaatatttattttcttcttctcaggCAAAACAGGAAGTTAGGGAAACACACTACATTTTATAGCCTACATTAGTTTGTTGGTCCTAACCCTTCTTGGCACAGCTGTCAACAGCATTAGCTGTTTTAACCAGAACCAAGGTGTTCACCCCCAACAGAATGTACATAGACAACACTAAAGGACTGCAGGATTTTCCCTGAGAGAAGCATCAGACAGAAGTTGTTGAGAGCCATCTTTCCAAGCATCCCCTCCCTTTCCGTTGTGGAGGATTTGCCTGCACTACGGCAGCTGGTCAACACAACATATGCCTCTTCTCCCTACGGAAGCACTCACCTTGCCCCAAAGCACTTGGGCTCCCTAAACCCTTATCACCAGCTGCTGACCAAAATATCAATTTTAGATACTCCTTTACATTTCAGCACTCATACCTAGTAAAGTGGAAATGGGACCCCTAAACTCCATCAATTTACATCTCTGTGCTTATTTTCACAACTGGCTATGGGGAGACAGGCCTTTCAGTCACCTTAACTAGATCTTAAGATTAATTAACTATATAAAGTGCTTTTAGGTCCTTAGAGATAGACGTGATATAAATAAGTGATTTCTGATCAACAATGATAaatacacagattaaaaaaatagctcTAGCTAGATGACCTTAAGGCTTAGAGATGGGCAGGCAGGGCAATTGTTCCCTTATTACATTCTTAGTCATTTTATTCATGTCTATTTTTGTCTGGAGTCCACAAACTAAAGGTCACATTCAGAGGTTGAAGTTTTCAAATGATCCTGGTTCCACTATAGTTTTCTTCGGTTTACTAGTAACTTTTATATAACTTTGAGGTTTAACAGAGCCCATCAATTTTAAGTGAGCATATTCAAATGCAAAGGTACCTAAAGAAAAATCACCTAAGaagttgtccccttctctgaaATCCCCTAAGGGGACTTTTGAAAATTTCTCCCCAGAGTTAAGCAACAACCAATAAGATACTAGTACAAGAAGGGACTCTTCTCACCTCATGACTGTTACTGTCAGCATCCACTGTACTGCCATCTcctaagataaaattaaaaaatgaggaagGTCGGTGGACTCCGTGGGCGGTCACTTAGGTTCCTAATGCCAAAAACTAAAAGGGCTAGTAAAGAGTTCAGGAATGGCAAGATAAATTTGTAGGGACTAATATAAATATGTGTAGAGGGAGCAGAATAAGCAGCAAATATTTTAAGGAAGGATAGGAAATAAACAGTAAGTTAGATAAAACATCAAGTCTGAAACCTATAGAGATGCCAATGTAAAAATCTGAAACAAAGTTCAAGaatcattaataaaaatgaagttaagtATTTGTTTTATTCAGACGCTAGGCTTAGACCTGTGTTTAACAAGCAAGCCTAAATAATAGCACCATGGATAGACTATAGCTTGCTTTGCCAAGCCATTATTGTACAATTTATTAAGCAAATAGGGGTCAACTGTCTCTCATCCATCTGATGTGATCTTTTTATACATATTCCTAAGAAGTCCCATTTGGAACAGCTGAAAATCTTTTAGCAAAAGCTTTGAAGATGAGCTCATGAACTCAGTTTAAACTGCACCAGTTAAATTAGGTCAAATGAAAGGAACCCAAATAAGTAGTTGCCCAATCAGAGCCCATCATCTGAGAGTCATCAGCCTGTGTGTTCcgccccccaaaagaaaccttAAAACCTTGACTCGATTATTGAAAACCCAGGTGTAACAAAGTGAAAGGATTAATTTCCATTAATTTCTCAGTCccaggttaaaaaaacaaaaaaaccccaaacagcaGTTTAACAAATACCCAAATCAAGATAGGAAAATTAAAGCCTGCATAGTTATCAAAATTGTTGTACTACACCAGGTTGCATACAATTACATCAGCTGGTTCTGTATACAATCTAGTATTGACTAGAACAAACATTAGAATAGAAAAGCTGTAAGAAACAAGTTAACACTGGTctgcaaaaatataaatttttacagACCAATGTAAGTttttcaaaactcaacattccaaattTGTAATTCTATTCCAactttcagtattcttggccATGACATTAGGCAAAGAATCCCTCAAACCCAGCCAAAGCAGAACAGGTATAAACATCCTGAGCATTTGGTCTATTGAAGAATCACACCTGGGAAAGCTAACTACAGAGGAAAAACTTCCCTTCACACTCTGCGGTACAATACTGAGGCTTCTTGTCATAGTTCTATTACTTGTGGCTTAAAATCAATTTTACATATGCCACTGGCGTTGTTAGTGCTTCTATTTTAACACTATAGAAGTTTATGAATTCAGTGGGCATATCTATGACTAGTCAGTCCACTGGCCAATTTCCTGTTCTAGGTAAAGTCTCTCCACTCTAGCATCTTCACTAAAACTAAAACGTCCATCTCCATAGCTTCCCAAAGTTTGCCTGTTGCTGAAACGGAACTCAGCTTCTTTCAGAGACTGACTCTTCAAGGGAGATAACTTTGCTCTTGTATTTATTCCTGTTAGCCACAATCTTCCTGTCACTTGGTTTTATCCATTGTTAGATGACGGACAACTTCATAAATACTTGTGAGTTCACAGCGGTGATTTTGGTGGCTGTTTTGGTGGCTGAAGAGTCAATTATTGCACTTAAAAGGCCATCTTATTAGATATGCCAAACCAGCTCCTACTCCGGCAACACCTGCAAAAGCCAGCAGCACATTTCTGATGCCGCCTTCTAGGTCCTCTACATGGAAGAACTCCACAAACCCAtcctagaaaatgaaaaagaaaagcacattttCAAGCACAGGCTTCCACTGACTTAAGAATACTATTTACAGGGAAAACATGAATTAAAATATCTAAGATTTCCCCTCAAACCTAATGACGAACCAATTATTTACCCCCAACTCTGCAAAGGAGACATTATGCAATTAAAAGGGAGGTGGGGCACGCTCAAGAATGTATTAACTATCATCCGCAGGggattcttctttcatttcttcataatCTGAATTAACTGGGGTGAGGAGTAACCATTTGAATAATAAAATACCCAAAGCAAAAGACTCAAACAGTAAAACAGTCTAAGAAAATCAGGAGTTTTGATGCAACAGTTCAAGACACTCACACCACCATCCTTACGGACCAACTACTTAAATCAACACCATGCAACCAGAGGTCCCCAATTAGAGCCTTGAAAACTAAGCTGTGCATCTTAAAAACCTTTAGATATCCTCTTATAAAATCCTCCATCCATTTTCACTCCAAGTCCGCTATTCGACCTTAAAACAAACTTACCCAGCCTCTTTGTTTGACTATCCAGTCTCGTTTTGACCTTACGAGAACATCTGTGATGCTTTCTGCTAGTGGTTCGATGCAGCTTTCTTGATTTATACTCTTCAAGTGTTTGGCCACAAAGGCATCAAAAGAAACAAGAGTCACAATCCTGCCCCAATTTGTTACTCCGTCACTGAAAACATGAACCATCACTCGAGACAAAGATTTGACATCGTCTTCGTTTTTGATGTCCAGTTTCCGAAGCATGCCTGAGAGGAAGAAAAGCATGCAGGTTCCCACGGTCGCTTTTGTCTACACCAGGGCACGATTCGCCTGCCCACCCACAGCGGGGGGAAATCGCTATTCGGGCTCTACCACGCTCTGGGCGATCCCACTTGAAAACTGACATCCCACCCTTTCCGGGCTTTGAACAGAGCTGCCATTTCCGAAAGAATTAAGTGGGCGGAAACAATGACTCACGGCCAGAATATTCGGGTTTCAGAAATAGGAGAGTCCTTTGAATACAGACTCGTTTCTGTTTCCACCCACCGCAGATGGGTGAGTCCAGAGAGCTGGGAAAAAAAGGCAGCACGACTTCCAGGACTAACCCCCTTACCTTGGAAAGCCGTCTCGTGGTTGCGCTGCACCCCATCCCCGACTCGGCGCAGGGTCTCCAACGCCTTCCGGCTGGTGGCCCCAGACCCGCCCAGGGGCTTCGCGTCCTTGGCGCCGGTTGCCTGCTCCCGGAGGTACTGAGAGATAATCTCCAGGGACTGCCGATATAactcgtcctcctcctcctctgctggGGGCGGCGTCGAGGGCAGCGAGCCGTCCGAGCCTGGACTGTTGTTACTGGCTTCTCCGACCAACAAAGGTAAAGACCGGACGGCAGGCCGCTTCCCGAGAGGGTCTGGCTCGCACCCGTCCAGCTCCTCTTCGGGCGACATGATGGCGTCGGAGATCGGGGATTCCATCTCTTCAGGCGGCGACGCGTGGCGTGTGGGCGCGAAGAACAGCAGTCTGGCGGGGGTCGCAGTGACGTCGGGGCCCTCGGCGCCAATGGGCGAGGGCCGCGCGACCCTCCGGGCGTCGGGCGCAAGAGTGGCCGGGGGGCTCGGGCCGGCGCTTCCGCCAATCACCGTGCCGGCTTCCCCTCCCCCTACCTCTCGTCGCGCCGTGGCCTCCTTCCCCGCAGCCAAAAGCCGCCCCCCGGGAGAGGAGGCGCCGCTGCCCTGTCCTAATCCGGCTCCCCCACAGTAGAGGTTCAGTCCGATTACTGCGTTTCTCTTCAGGCCGAACATCGCGAACCGATGCCGCTGCCGCCTGAAAAAAGCGGAGCCTGGGCCCAATTCCTAACTTGAAGAGAGCGGAAGTAACCTCTGAGAGAGGAGCTCCGAGATCACGGTTTTAGGGCCAGTCCTACGCAATGGCGTCagcaactcttaaaaaaaaaaacactgtatcCCTTAAATGGGGAAGGCTGCGAAAGCTTCCGGCGGTTGCGCACGGCACCTAACCGGCGGGGtcagggcaggggcggggcctgcGGCAGGGCGGGGTTTCCGGCTCCCGGAGCCTCTCGCGGCGGGTTACGTAAAAAACGGCAGCTCCGGCGCCTGAGCCGGTGGGCTTGCGCTCTGGCTTCGTGCCCACCTGGGCCTCCTATTAATGGCTGTCTCTGTGCTTCCCTAAGCCGTGGTATGCGAGCACCTGCTGTTGTTTTTGTGCaagaggtgttttttttcccccattgccAAAGCCTTAACTATCGAGTCACTCAGACTTTGAGGAAAAGGGAGTAAATTCTGTTACAGATGGGGAACAACAGTCTTAGATAATATGGATTAAATAAGAGGGCACTGTTGGGGATCTATAGTAATTTTGCACATCCTCAGTTCCTTGAAAATGGGGAGGCTCAATGGACTGCCCTAttgttccgtcgctcagtcgtgtcctactctttgcgaccccatggactgcagcaagc is part of the Odocoileus virginianus isolate 20LAN1187 ecotype Illinois chromosome 5, Ovbor_1.2, whole genome shotgun sequence genome and encodes:
- the MCL1 gene encoding induced myeloid leukemia cell differentiation protein Mcl-1 isoform X1, whose translation is MFGLKRNAVIGLNLYCGGAGLGQGSGASSPGGRLLAAGKEATARREVGGGEAGTVIGGSAGPSPPATLAPDARRVARPSPIGAEGPDVTATPARLLFFAPTRHASPPEEMESPISDAIMSPEEELDGCEPDPLGKRPAVRSLPLLVGEASNNSPGSDGSLPSTPPPAEEEEDELYRQSLEIISQYLREQATGAKDAKPLGGSGATSRKALETLRRVGDGVQRNHETAFQGMLRKLDIKNEDDVKSLSRVMVHVFSDGVTNWGRIVTLVSFDAFVAKHLKSINQESCIEPLAESITDVLVRSKRDWIVKQRGWDGFVEFFHVEDLEGGIRNVLLAFAGVAGVGAGLAYLIRWPFKCNN
- the MCL1 gene encoding induced myeloid leukemia cell differentiation protein Mcl-1 isoform X2, coding for MFGLKRNAVIGLNLYCGGAGLGQGSGASSPGGRLLAAGKEATARREVGGGEAGTVIGGSAGPSPPATLAPDARRVARPSPIGAEGPDVTATPARLLFFAPTRHASPPEEMESPISDAIMSPEEELDGCEPDPLGKRPAVRSLPLLVGEASNNSPGSDGSLPSTPPPAEEEEDELYRQSLEIISQYLREQATGAKDAKPLGGSGATSRKALETLRRVGDGVQRNHETAFQGWVCGVLPCRGPRRRHQKCAAGFCRCCRSRSWFGISNKMAF